A window of Gammaproteobacteria bacterium genomic DNA:
TTGTTTTGCAGTTGCAGGATGCCGAACAGCAGGGCTTCCGCGGTTGGCGGACAGCCCGGCACATAGATGTCTACGGGCACAATGCGGTCGCAGCCGCGCACCACCGAGTAGGAGTAATGATAATAACCGCCGCCATTGGCGCACGACCCCATTGAAATCACCCATTTGGGGTCCGCCATCTGGTCGTACACCTTGCGTAGCGCGGGCGCCATCTTGTTGACCAGTGTGCCGGCCACGATCATCACGTCGGACTGGCGCGGACTGGGACGGAAAATCATGCCGAAGCGGTCCATGTCGTAGCGTGCCGCA
This region includes:
- a CDS encoding NADH-quinone oxidoreductase subunit B, translated to MGIEGVLDKGFVTTTADQLINWARTGSLWPVTFGLACCAVEMMHAGAARYDMDRFGMIFRPSPRQSDVMIVAGTLVNKMAPALRKVYDQMADPKWVISMGSCANGGGYYHYSYSVVRGCDRIVPVDIYVPGCPPTAEALLFGILQLQNKIRRTNTIAR